In a genomic window of Flammeovirga agarivorans:
- a CDS encoding FdhF/YdeP family oxidoreductase: MKATSEKRIISITGPSEFTNITLEEPQDYAAGLPAVKIALGHAMKEMGMAKSFQTLSKMNQKDGFDCPGCAWPDPDHRSNLGEFCENGVKAIAEEATNKRVDIDFFKRHSIAEMSQWTDFQIGKSGRITHPMVAYEGKEHYEPISWDDAFKIIGKELQALNDPNEAVFYTSGRSSNEAAFLYGLFARAMGTNNMPDCSNMCHESSGAGLFQTLGIGKGSVTLNDFEDAEVVMVIGQNPGTNHPRMLSALEKCKANGGKVVTVNPLREAALVRFKNPQEAKGVVLGGTAITDIFLQVNINQDVALLKLIMKRLLKIETEKGGVFDHEFIKKNTSGYDEFINDLSNYDEDTLLEQTGIDPLLIDKTVALLAQKKRVIICWAMGLTQHKNGVDNIRECVNLLLLKGSIGKKGSGTCPVRGHSNVQGDRTVGITHHVSKKLNDGFQKTFNFTPPTKEGLDVVHSIQAMHNGLAKVFIGLGGNFLSAASDTIYTAEALQNCNLTVSISTKLNRTHLVTGKTSLILPTLGRSEEDQNRFVTVENSMGRVHSSQGRLKPASEFLMSEPEIVSRIAESYFQENSTIDWNTLGKNYDLVREKISQVFNGFDNYSERSKKSGFDLPNHARKGDFSQLPGGTAKFSINRLPDHQLKEDEFLMMTIRTHDQYNTTIYGLDDRYRGIYNERRVVLINKDQAAEMNLNKFDVVDIVSNYVDTERRAKNFLIIPYDIPRGNLASYFPEANVVIPIDQFADISNTPISKSVKVTLEKK; encoded by the coding sequence ATGAAAGCAACTTCTGAAAAACGTATTATTTCTATCACAGGGCCTAGTGAGTTTACTAATATCACATTAGAAGAACCTCAGGATTATGCAGCAGGTCTCCCTGCGGTTAAAATTGCATTGGGTCATGCTATGAAAGAAATGGGAATGGCCAAGTCATTCCAAACTTTATCTAAGATGAACCAAAAAGATGGTTTTGATTGTCCTGGCTGTGCATGGCCAGATCCCGACCATCGTTCAAATCTTGGTGAATTTTGTGAAAATGGTGTAAAAGCGATTGCGGAAGAAGCTACAAATAAAAGAGTAGATATAGACTTTTTTAAAAGGCATAGCATTGCAGAAATGTCTCAATGGACGGACTTTCAAATTGGTAAAAGTGGACGTATTACTCATCCAATGGTTGCATATGAAGGTAAGGAACATTACGAACCTATTTCTTGGGATGATGCTTTTAAAATTATTGGAAAAGAACTTCAGGCTTTAAATGATCCGAACGAAGCTGTATTTTATACTTCTGGCAGATCAAGCAACGAAGCTGCCTTTTTATATGGACTATTTGCTAGAGCGATGGGAACGAATAATATGCCTGATTGTTCAAATATGTGCCATGAGTCTAGCGGAGCAGGACTTTTCCAAACCTTAGGTATTGGTAAGGGTTCTGTTACCTTAAACGATTTTGAGGATGCAGAAGTGGTTATGGTAATCGGTCAAAATCCAGGCACAAACCACCCAAGAATGTTATCCGCTTTAGAAAAGTGTAAAGCAAATGGAGGAAAAGTTGTCACAGTAAATCCGCTTAGAGAAGCAGCTCTAGTACGATTCAAAAATCCTCAAGAAGCAAAAGGTGTTGTTTTAGGTGGTACTGCCATCACCGATATTTTCTTACAAGTAAATATCAACCAAGATGTTGCATTGCTTAAGTTGATCATGAAACGATTACTTAAGATTGAGACGGAAAAAGGTGGTGTTTTTGATCATGAGTTTATTAAAAAGAATACCTCAGGATATGACGAATTCATTAATGATCTCTCTAATTATGATGAAGACACATTACTTGAGCAAACAGGTATAGATCCACTGCTTATTGACAAAACAGTAGCATTACTTGCTCAAAAGAAAAGAGTGATCATCTGTTGGGCCATGGGTTTAACTCAACATAAAAATGGTGTCGATAATATTCGGGAATGTGTAAACCTTCTTCTATTAAAAGGGAGTATAGGTAAAAAGGGATCGGGTACTTGCCCTGTAAGAGGCCATAGTAATGTACAAGGAGACCGTACAGTCGGGATTACCCATCATGTATCGAAAAAATTAAATGATGGTTTTCAAAAAACCTTCAATTTTACTCCTCCAACAAAAGAAGGGTTAGATGTTGTCCATAGTATTCAAGCTATGCATAATGGGTTAGCAAAAGTATTTATTGGACTTGGCGGTAACTTCCTATCTGCCGCGTCTGATACGATCTACACCGCCGAAGCATTACAAAATTGTAACTTAACAGTATCTATCAGTACAAAATTAAATCGTACACATTTGGTTACAGGTAAAACTTCATTGATTTTACCTACTCTCGGTAGATCAGAGGAAGATCAAAACCGTTTTGTTACGGTAGAAAACAGTATGGGTAGAGTGCATTCTTCTCAGGGAAGGTTAAAGCCCGCTTCAGAATTTTTGATGAGTGAACCCGAGATTGTATCTAGAATTGCTGAAAGTTATTTTCAAGAAAATAGTACTATAGACTGGAATACACTTGGAAAAAACTATGACTTAGTGAGAGAGAAAATTTCACAAGTTTTCAATGGTTTTGACAATTACTCTGAACGCTCTAAAAAGTCTGGATTTGATTTACCAAACCATGCGAGAAAAGGAGATTTTTCTCAATTACCTGGAGGTACAGCTAAATTCAGTATCAATCGATTGCCTGATCATCAACTAAAAGAAGATGAATTTTTGATGATGACAATCAGAACTCATGATCAATATAATACCACTATTTATGGTTTAGATGACCGTTATAGAGGAATTTATAATGAACGTAGAGTGGTTTTAATCAATAAAGACCAAGCAGCAGAAATGAATCTCAACAAATTTGATGTTGTGGATATTGTAAGTAACTATGTTGATACAGAAAGAAGAGCTAAAAACTTTTTAATTATTCCTTATGATATCCCAAGAGGAAACTTAGCCTCATACTTTCCAGAAGCTAATGTTGTGATTCCAATAGATCAATTTGCTGATATAAGTAACACACCAATTAGTAAGTCTGTGAAGGTGACATTAGAAAAAAAATAA
- a CDS encoding alpha/beta hydrolase — MVTSKFRTTEISNPKFEMDGLRFITVKTDNLQGRGDICVFVPKGEHKDLPIVTLLHGVYGSAWIWAFMGAAHITAQRLIDEKVIQPCILAMPSDGLWGDGSAYNQHHDYNFEKWIAEDVPQAVLENIPQASASSKLFISGLSMGGFGALRIGAKYGHQYSGVTGHSSITEIDQMKLFVEEDISNYKQAYRIDEDVFTAVLDNKEHLPPFRFDCGSSDELISYNRQLHKDLTVNNIPHEYEEFEGGHQWEYWQEHLEDTLKFFDRL, encoded by the coding sequence ATGGTAACATCAAAATTTAGAACTACAGAAATTTCAAACCCAAAGTTTGAAATGGATGGACTCCGCTTTATCACAGTAAAAACGGATAACTTACAAGGAAGAGGAGATATTTGTGTATTTGTTCCCAAAGGAGAACATAAAGATCTACCAATTGTCACTTTACTACATGGTGTATATGGTAGTGCATGGATTTGGGCTTTTATGGGTGCGGCTCATATTACTGCCCAAAGACTAATAGACGAAAAGGTGATACAACCATGTATTTTGGCGATGCCGTCGGATGGATTATGGGGAGATGGTTCTGCCTACAATCAGCATCATGATTATAATTTTGAAAAATGGATTGCCGAAGATGTACCACAGGCGGTATTAGAAAATATCCCTCAGGCTTCAGCTTCGTCTAAATTATTTATATCAGGATTGTCTATGGGAGGCTTTGGTGCACTAAGAATAGGTGCAAAATACGGACATCAATACTCAGGTGTAACAGGACATAGCTCAATTACAGAAATTGATCAGATGAAATTATTCGTGGAGGAAGATATTAGTAATTATAAGCAAGCTTACCGTATAGATGAAGATGTTTTTACTGCTGTATTGGATAACAAAGAACATTTGCCTCCTTTCCGTTTTGATTGTGGAAGTTCAGATGAATTAATCTCTTACAACAGACAATTACATAAAGACTTAACTGTAAATAATATTCCACACGAATATGAAGAATTCGAAGGAGGACACCAATGGGAATACTGGCAAGAGCATTTAGAAGATACCTTAAAGTTTTTTGATAGACTATAA
- a CDS encoding ABC-F family ATP-binding cassette domain-containing protein produces MISVDNLSVEFSGATLFSDVSFVINPNDKIALMGKNGAGKSTMMKIVAGVQKATKGHISAPKDAVIAYLPQHLLTEDNCTVFEEASKAFKQIFEMRDEMEELNKQLETRTDYESPEYMGIIEKVTDLGEKFYALEEVNYDAEVEKALKGLGFRQEDLHRQTSEFSGGWRMRIELAKILLQKPDLILLDEPTNHIDIESVIWLEDFLVNKANAVMVISHDRAFIDNITNRTIEVTMGRIYDYKANYSKYLELREDRRAHQLKAYQEQQKLIADTKAFIERFRGTYSKTNQVSSRERMLEKLDIIEIDEVDTSALKLRFPPAPRSGEVAVTVTDVSKSYDTHTVFKSANMSIRRGEKVAFVGRNGEGKSTMIKAILEEIGVDAGTCELGHNVQVGYFAQNQASLLDPKLTIFQTVDEVAKGDIRKHINNILGQFMFGGEDVDKKVGVLSGGEKTRLAMVKLLLEPVNLLILDEPTNHLDLKSKDVLKEALKSFDGTLILVSHDRDFLQGLSNKVFEFKDQRVIEHFETIDAYLERNRIESIAEINLKG; encoded by the coding sequence ATGATTTCAGTTGATAATTTAAGTGTAGAGTTTAGTGGTGCAACACTATTCAGTGATGTGTCATTTGTGATAAACCCCAATGATAAAATCGCATTGATGGGGAAAAATGGAGCAGGAAAATCAACCATGATGAAAATTGTGGCTGGCGTTCAAAAGGCAACAAAAGGACATATTAGTGCTCCCAAAGATGCCGTAATTGCTTATTTACCTCAGCATTTATTAACTGAAGATAATTGTACTGTCTTTGAGGAAGCTTCTAAAGCATTCAAACAAATTTTTGAAATGCGAGATGAAATGGAAGAACTCAATAAACAGTTGGAGACGCGTACAGATTATGAATCTCCAGAGTACATGGGAATCATAGAAAAAGTAACGGATTTAGGAGAGAAGTTTTATGCTCTTGAAGAAGTGAACTATGATGCTGAAGTAGAGAAAGCATTAAAAGGTTTAGGATTCAGACAAGAAGATCTACACCGCCAAACTAGTGAGTTTTCCGGAGGGTGGAGAATGCGTATTGAGTTGGCAAAAATACTTTTACAAAAGCCTGATCTTATACTACTGGATGAGCCAACAAACCACATTGATATTGAATCTGTGATTTGGCTTGAAGACTTTTTAGTAAATAAAGCAAACGCGGTAATGGTTATCTCCCATGATAGAGCCTTTATTGACAATATTACCAATAGAACCATTGAAGTGACAATGGGTCGTATTTATGATTACAAGGCCAACTACTCTAAGTACTTAGAATTAAGAGAAGATAGAAGGGCACATCAATTAAAAGCTTATCAAGAGCAGCAAAAGTTAATTGCAGATACAAAAGCCTTCATTGAGAGGTTTAGAGGTACATATTCTAAAACCAACCAAGTGTCTTCTAGAGAAAGAATGCTTGAAAAATTAGATATTATCGAGATCGATGAGGTAGATACTTCAGCATTGAAGTTACGTTTTCCTCCAGCTCCAAGATCAGGCGAAGTGGCAGTGACAGTAACAGATGTATCAAAGTCATATGATACACATACTGTATTTAAATCTGCAAATATGTCTATTCGTAGAGGAGAGAAAGTAGCTTTTGTTGGTAGAAATGGTGAAGGAAAATCAACAATGATAAAAGCGATTTTGGAAGAAATTGGTGTTGATGCGGGAACTTGTGAATTGGGACATAATGTACAAGTAGGATACTTTGCCCAAAATCAAGCTTCATTGTTAGATCCTAAGTTGACTATTTTCCAAACGGTAGACGAAGTAGCTAAAGGAGATATCAGAAAACATATCAATAATATCCTTGGGCAGTTTATGTTTGGAGGAGAAGATGTTGATAAAAAAGTAGGTGTTTTATCAGGTGGTGAGAAAACGAGACTGGCGATGGTTAAACTACTTTTAGAGCCTGTAAACTTATTGATACTTGATGAACCAACGAACCACTTGGATCTAAAATCAAAAGATGTTCTAAAAGAAGCATTAAAATCTTTTGATGGAACTTTGATTCTAGTTTCCCATGATAGAGATTTCCTTCAAGGATTATCAAATAAAGTATTCGAGTTTAAAGACCAAAGAGTGATTGAGCATTTCGAAACCATTGATGCTTACTTGGAAAGAAACAGAATAGAAAGTATTGCAGAGATTAACTTAAAAGGATAA
- a CDS encoding Zn-dependent alcohol dehydrogenase: MGILSKAAISNGKGGFKIDTISVEDPKDDEVLVKIKAAGLCHTDHDSLTWGKPIVLGHEGAGIVEKVGKSVKNVKVGDKVILNWATPCMTCHQCQDGNQHICETNSPVTAGGNGYTPGHAHLEGTTFNGEAIERSFNIGTLAEYTLVKDVACVKLDSQMPFSSASIISCGVMTGYGSVVNSAKLQAGSSAVVIGTGGVGLNAIQGARISGASKIIAIDINPERLEMATKFGATHTILADKNDKGLANAALSVKELTDGRGADYAFECTAIPALGAAPLAMVKNAGTAIQVSGIEEEITIDMRLFEWDKIYINPLYGGCRPEVDFPKLVNLYNKGDLMLDQMITRTYPLENLEQAFRDMLEGKNAKGVIVFE; this comes from the coding sequence ATGGGGATACTATCAAAAGCTGCTATTAGTAATGGTAAAGGCGGATTTAAAATTGACACTATTTCTGTCGAAGATCCTAAAGATGATGAAGTATTAGTTAAAATTAAAGCTGCAGGACTTTGTCATACTGATCATGATTCATTGACTTGGGGAAAACCTATTGTTTTAGGGCATGAAGGAGCAGGTATTGTAGAAAAAGTTGGTAAAAGTGTCAAAAATGTAAAAGTTGGAGACAAAGTAATTCTCAATTGGGCAACGCCTTGTATGACTTGCCATCAATGTCAGGACGGTAATCAACATATCTGTGAAACAAACTCTCCAGTTACTGCGGGAGGTAATGGTTATACACCGGGACATGCACACTTAGAAGGAACAACCTTTAACGGGGAAGCTATAGAGAGGTCATTTAATATTGGTACTCTAGCAGAATACACTTTAGTAAAAGATGTTGCTTGTGTAAAATTGGACAGTCAAATGCCATTTTCTTCGGCTAGTATTATTAGTTGTGGGGTAATGACAGGATATGGCTCTGTAGTTAATTCTGCAAAACTTCAAGCGGGATCATCTGCTGTAGTAATTGGAACAGGAGGTGTTGGACTTAACGCTATTCAAGGTGCTAGAATTTCTGGGGCCTCTAAAATTATTGCTATTGATATTAATCCTGAGCGTTTAGAAATGGCTACGAAATTTGGAGCAACACATACCATCTTAGCCGATAAAAATGATAAAGGATTAGCAAATGCTGCGTTATCTGTAAAAGAATTAACAGATGGTAGAGGAGCCGACTACGCTTTTGAATGTACAGCTATTCCTGCACTAGGAGCTGCTCCTTTGGCTATGGTTAAAAATGCAGGAACAGCCATTCAAGTAAGTGGAATTGAAGAAGAAATTACTATTGATATGCGCTTATTTGAATGGGATAAAATCTATATCAATCCTTTATATGGAGGTTGTAGACCTGAAGTAGATTTCCCTAAGCTTGTTAATTTATACAATAAAGGGGACCTCATGTTAGATCAAATGATCACTAGAACATATCCATTGGAGAATCTAGAGCAAGCATTTAGAGATATGCTTGAAGGTAAAAATGCTAAAGGAGTAATTGTATTTGAATAA
- a CDS encoding glutamate decarboxylase, giving the protein MITKKKAKSAKGSTIRGIRNQVSVPKYELPEGQMEPNEAYNIIHDELMLDGNSRLNMATFVTTWMEPEAKQLMSETFDKNMIDKDEYPQTAIIEERCVNIISRLFNAPEDGEACGSSAIGSSEAVMLAGMAFKRNWRNRREAKGLSTDKPNLVLGSNVQVVWEKFCRYWDVEPKYIPMKKDKYVITAEEVLDVVDENTIGVVAILGTTFTGEFEPIEKIHDALVANNKKTGWETPLHIDAASGGFVAPFIHPALKWDFRLPNVKSINVSGHKYGLVYPGVGWVIWRDKKELPEDLIFHVNYLGGDMPTFTLNFSRPGNQIVGQYYNFIRLGKKGYRQIMKDLQMIAMKLSDGINKIGDFELLSDGSAIPVFAFSVKEGRNFSVFDISSKLRERGWLVPAYTMPADVEDIAVLRIVVREGFNSDMADMLLQDIKNAVAHFKSRGDREMRTSGSSFAH; this is encoded by the coding sequence ATGATTACTAAAAAGAAAGCTAAATCTGCGAAAGGATCTACAATTAGAGGTATTCGCAATCAGGTTTCAGTACCAAAATATGAATTACCTGAAGGCCAAATGGAACCTAATGAGGCCTACAATATAATCCATGACGAATTAATGTTAGACGGTAATTCCCGTCTAAATATGGCAACATTTGTGACTACATGGATGGAGCCTGAAGCAAAACAGTTAATGTCAGAAACGTTCGACAAGAACATGATTGACAAAGACGAGTATCCCCAAACGGCAATCATCGAAGAACGATGTGTCAATATTATTTCAAGATTATTTAATGCTCCTGAAGATGGTGAAGCTTGTGGATCTTCTGCAATAGGTTCATCAGAGGCAGTGATGCTAGCAGGTATGGCCTTCAAACGAAATTGGAGAAATCGCCGAGAAGCAAAAGGCTTATCGACAGATAAACCTAATCTAGTATTAGGATCCAATGTTCAGGTTGTTTGGGAAAAGTTCTGTAGATACTGGGATGTTGAGCCCAAGTATATCCCAATGAAAAAAGATAAATACGTCATCACAGCTGAAGAAGTACTGGATGTTGTTGATGAAAATACGATTGGTGTAGTTGCAATTTTAGGAACCACTTTTACAGGTGAATTTGAACCCATTGAAAAAATTCATGATGCACTTGTAGCCAATAATAAAAAAACGGGTTGGGAAACACCCCTTCATATTGATGCAGCATCTGGAGGGTTTGTGGCACCGTTTATTCACCCTGCTTTGAAATGGGATTTCCGCCTTCCAAATGTAAAATCTATTAATGTATCTGGTCACAAATACGGATTAGTATACCCTGGTGTTGGTTGGGTAATCTGGAGAGATAAAAAAGAACTACCAGAAGACCTTATTTTCCATGTGAATTACCTTGGTGGAGATATGCCAACTTTTACATTGAACTTTTCGCGTCCAGGAAATCAAATTGTTGGTCAGTACTATAACTTTATACGTTTAGGTAAGAAAGGGTATAGACAGATAATGAAAGACCTTCAAATGATCGCTATGAAATTGTCTGATGGAATTAATAAAATAGGAGACTTCGAACTCTTGTCTGATGGTAGTGCGATTCCTGTTTTTGCTTTTTCTGTTAAAGAAGGTAGAAACTTTTCAGTGTTTGATATCTCAAGTAAATTAAGAGAAAGAGGTTGGTTAGTACCGGCTTATACAATGCCTGCTGATGTAGAAGACATTGCTGTATTAAGAATTGTAGTCAGAGAGGGCTTCAATAGTGATATGGCAGATATGCTATTACAGGATATTAAAAATGCAGTTGCTCATTTTAAATCAAGAGGCGATAGAGAGATGCGAACTTCAGGGTCAAGTTTTGCGCATTAA
- a CDS encoding cytochrome P450 encodes MEHVTKDQKKTKTSEFPDPFEQARIQKGYSDIEDQNDPVTMLLRLKDVRKTAHNWKTFISGAKPGRIVVPSEVAIRDIRQIPFEVDPPEHTDYRNLVEPWFKRPLEEEYQAKLKGIIDELVDEVINKEDVEVVADFSLKLQSRALTLLLNIPYEESETWISWGVHVFRSEDTALDGDKANILYDYLDEQIDKAIENPGNDLYSMLLSSEVNGQKMSKEEVKGVMILTFAGGRDTVINAVTNSISYFAENPKALKRIHEEPEIITKAVEELVRYFSPLTHMGRVVTEDTKVCEHAIKNDSRVSMCWASANRDSAVFEKPNEVVLDRKINPHVGFGFSHHNCLGATHARQILKVLLGSLAEKVGGIEIKNYKDNIEEWGEFNRKVGFDNITVNFSGK; translated from the coding sequence ATGGAACACGTAACAAAAGATCAGAAAAAGACCAAGACAAGTGAATTTCCAGATCCATTTGAGCAAGCTAGAATTCAGAAAGGTTACAGCGATATTGAGGATCAGAATGACCCTGTAACGATGCTTTTACGTCTTAAGGATGTAAGAAAAACAGCACATAATTGGAAGACATTTATTTCTGGAGCAAAACCGGGAAGAATTGTTGTACCATCAGAAGTGGCTATTCGAGACATCAGACAAATTCCTTTTGAGGTAGATCCACCTGAACATACAGATTACCGAAACTTGGTAGAGCCATGGTTTAAAAGACCATTAGAAGAGGAATACCAAGCTAAATTGAAAGGTATTATTGATGAGTTAGTTGATGAAGTGATCAATAAAGAGGATGTGGAAGTAGTAGCAGACTTCTCTTTGAAATTACAATCTAGAGCACTTACTCTATTACTCAATATTCCATATGAGGAGTCTGAAACATGGATTTCATGGGGTGTTCATGTTTTTAGAAGTGAAGACACTGCGTTAGACGGAGATAAGGCAAACATTTTATACGATTACTTGGATGAACAAATCGATAAAGCCATAGAAAACCCAGGGAATGACCTTTATTCTATGTTATTATCTTCTGAAGTTAATGGTCAGAAAATGTCAAAGGAAGAGGTAAAAGGAGTGATGATTCTAACCTTCGCAGGTGGACGAGATACAGTGATTAATGCTGTCACAAATTCAATTTCATATTTCGCAGAAAATCCTAAAGCTCTAAAAAGAATACATGAGGAGCCTGAAATCATCACAAAGGCTGTAGAAGAATTAGTGCGTTATTTTTCTCCTTTAACACATATGGGCAGAGTAGTAACAGAGGATACCAAGGTTTGTGAACATGCCATCAAAAATGACTCTAGAGTATCTATGTGTTGGGCTTCAGCAAATAGAGATTCAGCGGTATTCGAAAAACCAAATGAAGTAGTGTTGGATAGAAAAATTAATCCTCATGTAGGGTTCGGTTTTAGTCATCACAATTGCTTGGGAGCAACTCATGCCCGTCAGATTTTGAAAGTACTATTAGGCTCATTGGCTGAGAAAGTAGGAGGTATTGAGATTAAAAATTATAAAGACAATATCGAAGAATGGGGAGAGTTTAACCGTAAAGTTGGGTTTGATAATATTACCGTAAACTTCTCTGGAAAATAA
- a CDS encoding AraC family transcriptional regulator, which translates to MKAILEKVITQDESNVRAFKYSNRHFETPWHVHPEFELTYIINSVGSRYVGNNIADYQPGELVLLGANLPHCWKNDQERPEHAESLVIQWPKELIDSVAHFHDIQVALKNIERGILFHQPEKVNAFDRMMEIINAQGLERHLKFIELLGQLGSLEDKQILAGASYSYNNNHETNTRIEVVQNYVEENFSRKIKLSEIAAELNMTEQSFSRFFSKVMQRPFFVYLNEYRINRVSRLLLETDMQVAEIGYTCGYDSLPFFYQQFKKFKGYSPLGFRKMYKKIG; encoded by the coding sequence ATGAAAGCAATTTTAGAAAAGGTGATTACACAAGATGAATCTAATGTAAGAGCCTTTAAATACAGCAACAGACACTTTGAAACACCTTGGCATGTACACCCAGAATTTGAACTGACATATATTATAAATAGTGTAGGAAGTAGATACGTAGGAAATAATATCGCAGATTATCAACCGGGAGAACTGGTACTATTGGGAGCTAATTTACCTCACTGTTGGAAAAATGATCAAGAACGACCTGAACATGCTGAGTCATTAGTAATACAATGGCCTAAGGAACTTATCGATTCGGTAGCCCATTTTCATGATATCCAAGTTGCATTAAAGAATATTGAAAGAGGTATTCTTTTTCATCAACCGGAAAAAGTAAATGCTTTTGATAGAATGATGGAGATTATTAATGCCCAAGGTTTAGAAAGGCACCTTAAGTTTATTGAATTATTAGGACAACTTGGTTCTTTAGAGGATAAACAAATTTTAGCAGGAGCATCGTATTCTTATAACAATAATCACGAAACTAATACTAGGATAGAAGTAGTTCAGAATTATGTTGAAGAAAACTTCTCAAGAAAGATTAAATTATCAGAAATCGCGGCTGAACTAAACATGACTGAGCAATCTTTTTCAAGGTTCTTCAGTAAAGTGATGCAGAGACCTTTCTTCGTTTACCTTAATGAATACCGTATTAACAGAGTAAGTCGTTTATTGTTAGAAACGGATATGCAAGTAGCTGAAATAGGTTATACTTGTGGATATGATAGTCTTCCTTTTTTCTATCAACAGTTTAAAAAGTTCAAAGGTTATTCACCTCTTGGTTTTAGAAAAATGTATAAGAAGATTGGATAA
- a CDS encoding NAD(P)/FAD-dependent oxidoreductase produces METQKDRACVIIGGSHAGVNVAFSLRKEGYKGSITIIDKDPVLPYHRPPLSKTYLTSDDNIEQNCIKSLESYQKENIHLKLGTEVKTVDKQKQSVTTCTGEEFSYTELILATGASPIIPNIEGIDQLNNCFSLRNANDVTSIKNYITTSERKRVVIIGGGYIGLEIAASLKKLGASVVVLERENRILARVTSEETSSYFHELHSDHGVDILTNKSVVSFTVRNEDTIVYCEDDSNFSADMIILGVGVKVNTHLANMLNLEVKNGICVNQFTETSEKNIFAIGDCSYHYNPHYETSLRLESVQNAVDQAKVAAAKICNTPFTYNSIPWFWSDQFDTKLQIVGVSDGYTDKVIRKEEGNKVSIWYFKNDELLSVDAINNAKAYVIGMKCIKEKLYINKGNLKDIDLPLKPANIIEKELSPMK; encoded by the coding sequence ATGGAAACACAAAAAGACAGAGCGTGTGTGATCATTGGTGGTAGTCATGCAGGAGTGAATGTAGCATTTTCTCTAAGGAAAGAAGGGTATAAAGGGAGTATAACCATCATAGATAAAGATCCTGTATTACCATATCACCGACCACCGTTATCAAAAACATATCTTACTTCAGACGATAATATTGAACAAAATTGTATCAAATCTCTAGAGAGCTATCAGAAAGAGAATATTCATCTGAAGCTAGGTACTGAAGTAAAAACAGTGGATAAGCAGAAACAAAGTGTGACAACCTGTACCGGTGAAGAATTCAGTTATACTGAGTTGATATTAGCAACTGGAGCATCTCCAATTATTCCTAACATCGAAGGGATAGATCAATTGAATAACTGTTTTTCGTTACGTAACGCAAATGATGTTACATCAATAAAAAATTATATAACTACCTCAGAGCGTAAAAGAGTTGTAATTATTGGTGGAGGGTATATAGGTTTAGAGATCGCTGCATCGTTAAAAAAGTTAGGGGCAAGTGTTGTTGTGTTGGAAAGAGAGAACCGGATTTTAGCAAGGGTGACCTCCGAAGAAACATCATCTTATTTTCATGAATTACACAGCGATCATGGTGTGGATATTCTCACAAATAAATCAGTAGTATCGTTTACGGTAAGGAATGAAGATACCATCGTTTACTGTGAAGATGATTCTAACTTCTCTGCAGATATGATCATCTTAGGTGTTGGTGTAAAAGTGAATACTCACTTAGCAAACATGCTCAATCTCGAAGTGAAAAATGGTATTTGTGTTAATCAGTTTACTGAAACTTCTGAGAAAAATATCTTTGCTATTGGAGATTGCAGTTATCATTATAATCCACATTATGAGACTTCATTGAGATTAGAATCAGTTCAAAATGCAGTCGATCAAGCAAAAGTAGCGGCAGCAAAGATTTGTAATACCCCTTTTACTTACAACAGTATTCCTTGGTTTTGGTCTGATCAATTTGATACAAAATTACAAATTGTGGGTGTATCTGATGGTTATACAGATAAGGTCATCAGAAAAGAAGAAGGAAATAAAGTATCGATTTGGTATTTTAAAAATGATGAACTCCTTTCTGTAGATGCCATTAATAATGCAAAAGCATATGTAATAGGAATGAAATGCATCAAGGAAAAGCTATATATCAATAAAGGAAATTTAAAAGATATAGATTTGCCTTTAAAACCTGCAAATATTATCGAGAAGGAATTATCTCCAATGAAATAA
- a CDS encoding 2Fe-2S iron-sulfur cluster-binding protein, producing the protein MAKITFITKDQEEIIVEATSGSVMELAVKNNVTGIDGDCGGVCSCATCHVQVDPSHVSKTGEASEIEQDMLELDDDANEYSRLCCQLQITDAMDGVVLNVVK; encoded by the coding sequence ATGGCAAAAATAACATTTATCACAAAAGATCAAGAAGAAATTATAGTAGAAGCAACGTCTGGTTCTGTTATGGAGTTGGCAGTAAAAAACAATGTAACTGGCATTGATGGAGATTGCGGAGGAGTTTGTTCATGTGCAACATGCCACGTTCAAGTTGATCCATCTCATGTTTCAAAAACCGGAGAAGCTAGTGAAATAGAACAAGATATGTTGGAGTTGGATGATGATGCTAATGAGTACAGCAGACTATGTTGCCAATTACAAATTACCGACGCTATGGACGGAGTAGTCTTGAATGTGGTTAAATAA